One window of the Pseudomonas sp. S04 genome contains the following:
- a CDS encoding DUF1254 domain-containing protein, translated as MNAPFSRRRLLAGMSVAGAALACPSWLLAASQVYPTSAEDIQAITRDAWIYAYPMLMHYQTMEKQVLDPSAAEYVGGFNRFRHYSSLYTPKNREIVTPNNDTPYSWAWLDLRSEPQVLSVPAVAEDRYYVHQLVDQYTHNFAYVGVLSTGREAGDYLIAGPAWTGATPAGIKAVLRSETEIVMVLGRTALKNTEDMPAVRALQQQYRLRSLHEYAGTPAPVAAPAIAWQAWDSKTGLGPGFINQLNQILTLCPVQPSEQALRERFARIGVVAGQAFDPAALSAQQLQALLAGIQQAQAEMKVAGAKVRSTLGMFGNREAMHNNYLNRALGAAMGIYGNSVEEAFYTGSQQDNQGQSLVGGRRYRLRFAPGQLPPASEFWSLTLYDLPDRQLVANPIDRYCLSSRDHLQPDADGGLTLLVQSTAPETSSNWLPAPQDGAFTLILRLYGPERQVIEQRWQMPAVEIVQA; from the coding sequence ATGAATGCTCCTTTCAGCCGTCGTCGTCTGCTCGCCGGCATGAGTGTGGCCGGTGCCGCACTGGCGTGTCCGAGTTGGTTGCTGGCCGCCAGCCAGGTCTACCCAACCTCTGCCGAGGATATCCAGGCCATCACCCGGGACGCGTGGATCTACGCCTACCCGATGCTGATGCACTACCAGACCATGGAAAAGCAGGTGCTCGACCCCAGTGCTGCCGAGTATGTCGGCGGCTTCAATCGCTTTCGTCACTACAGCAGCCTGTACACGCCGAAGAACCGCGAAATTGTCACGCCGAACAATGACACGCCGTACTCCTGGGCCTGGCTGGACCTGCGCAGTGAGCCACAGGTCTTGAGCGTGCCGGCAGTGGCCGAGGACCGTTACTACGTGCACCAGCTGGTGGATCAATACACCCACAACTTTGCCTATGTCGGGGTGCTGAGCACCGGGCGGGAGGCGGGGGACTACCTGATCGCCGGGCCCGCCTGGACGGGCGCAACCCCGGCCGGGATCAAGGCCGTGCTGCGCAGTGAAACCGAGATCGTCATGGTGCTGGGCCGCACCGCGCTGAAGAACACCGAGGACATGCCGGCGGTGCGTGCCTTGCAGCAGCAGTATCGCCTGCGCTCGCTGCACGAGTATGCCGGCACCCCGGCACCCGTAGCGGCACCCGCCATCGCGTGGCAGGCGTGGGACAGCAAGACCGGGCTGGGGCCGGGGTTCATCAACCAGTTGAACCAGATCCTCACGCTGTGTCCGGTCCAACCGAGCGAGCAAGCGTTGCGTGAACGCTTTGCGCGGATCGGCGTCGTTGCGGGGCAAGCTTTTGATCCGGCCGCGTTGTCTGCCCAGCAGTTGCAGGCATTGCTGGCGGGTATCCAGCAGGCCCAGGCAGAGATGAAGGTCGCCGGGGCCAAGGTCCGTAGCACCCTGGGCATGTTCGGCAACCGCGAAGCCATGCACAACAACTACCTCAACCGTGCCCTGGGGGCGGCCATGGGTATCTACGGCAACAGCGTCGAAGAGGCGTTCTACACCGGCAGCCAGCAGGACAACCAGGGTCAGTCGTTGGTGGGCGGGCGCCGCTACCGCCTGCGCTTTGCCCCGGGGCAGTTGCCACCGGCCAGCGAATTCTGGTCACTGACCCTCTACGACCTGCCGGACCGGCAACTGGTGGCCAACCCCATCGATCGCTATTGCCTGAGCAGCCGCGATCACCTGCAGCCGGACGCCGACGGTGGTCTGACCCTGCTGGTGCAGAGCACCGCCCCCGAGACCTCGAGCAACTGGTTGCCGGCCCCACAAGACGGCGCCTTCACCCTGATCCTGCGCCTGTACGGCCCCGAGCGGCAGGTGATCGAGCAGCGTTGGCAGATGCCGGCGGTGGAGATCGTCCAGGCCTGA